A region of Kribbella sp. NBC_01245 DNA encodes the following proteins:
- a CDS encoding histidinol-phosphate transaminase produces MSLPIREEFRHLEPYGAPQLDVPVALNVNENPYPPSERVIADIAHAVAQAAAGLNRYPDREFVDLRADLAAYLYRESGAILRPEQIWAANGSNEVMLHILQAFGGPGRRALSFAPTYSMYPEYARDTHTEWIVGRREGDFTLDRSKALAAISRHRPSVVLLASPNNPTGTALPIDLIEAIAARTAELGSVLVVDEAYGEFRREGTPSATTLLPSYPNLAVARTMSKAFALAGARVGYLAASNDLINALRVVRLPYHLSAVTQAVARAALRHSDELLSRVGQLRQERDETVNWLRSQGLQAVDSDANFVLFGTFRHRHAVWQSLLDDGVLIRETGPDGWLRVSIGTAAEMAAFKTALEKVLKASER; encoded by the coding sequence GTGAGCCTGCCGATCAGGGAAGAGTTCCGTCACCTCGAGCCGTACGGCGCACCCCAGCTCGACGTGCCCGTCGCCCTCAACGTCAACGAGAACCCGTATCCACCCAGCGAGCGCGTCATCGCCGACATCGCGCACGCCGTTGCCCAAGCAGCGGCGGGCCTCAACCGGTACCCGGACCGCGAGTTCGTCGACCTGCGCGCGGACCTCGCGGCGTACCTCTATCGCGAGTCCGGCGCGATCCTCCGGCCAGAGCAGATCTGGGCCGCCAACGGGTCGAACGAGGTGATGCTGCACATCCTGCAGGCCTTCGGTGGTCCGGGCCGCCGGGCGCTCAGCTTTGCCCCGACGTACTCGATGTACCCGGAGTACGCCCGCGACACCCACACCGAATGGATCGTCGGCCGCCGCGAAGGGGACTTCACGCTCGACCGGAGTAAGGCGCTCGCCGCCATCTCGCGCCATCGCCCGTCCGTCGTATTGCTCGCCTCGCCGAACAACCCCACGGGTACGGCGCTGCCGATCGACCTGATCGAGGCGATCGCGGCCCGTACGGCGGAGCTCGGGTCGGTGCTGGTCGTCGACGAGGCGTACGGCGAATTCCGGCGCGAAGGTACTCCCAGCGCCACCACGCTCCTCCCGTCGTACCCGAATCTCGCCGTCGCGCGCACGATGTCGAAGGCGTTCGCGCTCGCGGGCGCCAGGGTCGGATACCTTGCCGCGAGCAACGACCTGATCAACGCGCTGCGCGTGGTCCGGCTGCCGTACCACCTGTCCGCGGTCACGCAGGCCGTCGCGCGGGCAGCTCTACGGCATTCGGACGAGTTGTTAAGCAGGGTCGGCCAGCTCCGCCAAGAGCGGGATGAGACCGTGAACTGGTTGCGCAGCCAGGGTCTGCAGGCGGTCGACTCCGACGCCAACTTCGTACTGTTCGGCACCTTCCGGCACCGGCATGCCGTCTGGCAGTCGCTGCTGGACGACGGTGTGCTGATTCGCGAGACCGGGCCGGACGGCTGGCTCCGCGTCTCGATCGGCACCGCCGCCGAAATGGCCGCCTTCAAGACGGCTCTCGAAAAGGTGCTCAAGGCAAGTGAAAGGTGA
- a CDS encoding ABC transporter ATP-binding protein, which translates to MVVLILTFEDVVLSFSGVTALNGVSFVVGEGELFAVIGPNGAGKTSIFNVLSGVYRPQEGTVKFGDHDLKSKKPSQIAKLGIARTFQNIELFSNLTVIDNLMLGRHHHHPYGVLQAFGWLGTAKRNELANREKVEEIVDFLELEQWRRLPVGLLPYGVQKRVELGRALASEPKLLLLDEPVAGMNLEETEDMARFILDIRDELGLAMIMVEHDMGLVMDLADRIMVIDFGRPIRTGRPREVAADPDVIRAYLGEEHRITT; encoded by the coding sequence GTGGTTGTCTTGATCCTCACTTTCGAAGACGTTGTGCTGTCCTTCTCCGGTGTCACCGCGCTCAACGGCGTGAGCTTCGTGGTCGGCGAAGGCGAGTTGTTCGCGGTGATCGGCCCGAACGGCGCCGGCAAGACGTCGATCTTCAACGTGCTCTCCGGCGTCTATCGCCCGCAAGAGGGCACGGTCAAGTTCGGCGACCATGACCTCAAGAGCAAAAAGCCGAGCCAGATCGCCAAACTCGGCATCGCCCGCACCTTCCAGAACATCGAGCTCTTCTCGAACCTCACCGTGATCGACAACCTGATGCTCGGCCGCCATCACCACCACCCGTACGGCGTACTGCAAGCCTTCGGCTGGCTCGGTACCGCCAAGCGCAACGAGCTCGCGAACCGGGAAAAGGTCGAGGAGATCGTCGACTTCCTCGAGCTCGAGCAATGGCGCCGCCTACCGGTCGGCCTCCTGCCGTACGGCGTCCAGAAGCGGGTCGAACTCGGCCGGGCGCTCGCGTCCGAGCCGAAACTGCTCCTGCTCGACGAACCGGTCGCCGGGATGAACCTGGAGGAGACCGAGGACATGGCCCGGTTCATCCTGGACATCCGCGACGAGCTCGGCCTGGCGATGATCATGGTCGAGCACGACATGGGTCTGGTGATGGATCTGGCCGACCGGATCATGGTGATCGACTTCGGCCGCCCGATCCGGACCGGCCGCCCGCGCGAGGTCGCGGCCGACCCTGACGTGATCCGGGCATACCTCGGCGAAGAACACCGGATCACCACTTGA
- the hisH gene encoding imidazole glycerol phosphate synthase subunit HisH gives MTKVVLLDYGSGNIRSGERALQRVGADVTVTSDFDEALNADGLLVPGVGAFEACMTGLKAVRGDKLIDQRLTRGRPVLGICVGMQILFEQGIEHGVETDGCDQWPGVVERLQSDKPIPHMGWNTVETPDGSELFKNVEHERFYFVHSYGVREWRLTDTRDSVAPKVTWASYGGDRFVAAVENGPLQATQFHPEKSGDAGAELLRNWVSSLS, from the coding sequence GTGACGAAGGTCGTTCTGCTGGACTACGGCTCCGGCAATATCCGAAGCGGCGAGCGTGCCCTGCAACGCGTCGGCGCCGACGTCACCGTCACGTCCGACTTCGACGAGGCGCTGAACGCGGACGGCCTGCTCGTCCCCGGGGTCGGCGCCTTCGAGGCGTGCATGACCGGCCTCAAAGCGGTCCGCGGCGACAAGCTGATCGATCAGCGCCTCACCCGCGGCCGTCCCGTGCTCGGCATCTGCGTGGGCATGCAGATCTTGTTCGAACAAGGGATCGAGCACGGCGTCGAGACCGACGGTTGCGACCAGTGGCCGGGTGTGGTCGAGCGCCTGCAGTCCGACAAGCCCATTCCGCACATGGGCTGGAACACGGTGGAGACACCCGACGGCAGCGAGCTGTTCAAGAACGTCGAGCACGAGCGGTTCTATTTCGTCCACTCGTACGGCGTCCGGGAATGGCGCCTGACCGACACCCGGGACTCGGTCGCGCCGAAGGTCACCTGGGCGTCGTACGGCGGGGACCGGTTCGTGGCCGCCGTCGAGAATGGGCCGCTCCAGGCGACGCAGTTCCACCCGGAGAAGTCGGGCGATGCCGGCGCCGAGCTGCTACGGAACTGGGTCAGCTCCCTTTCCTGA
- a CDS encoding AMP-dependent synthetase/ligase produces MTTTVATRVKARAEETPDRIALREKDLGVWQQVSWSEYWDTAELVGHALLALGIEPGDRVAVHSENRREWLYSDIGIVAIRAVTVGLYPTNPAPEVGYLLKHSGSRVLIAEDQEQVDKALAIDSELEHIVYLEPRGIRHRYDDPRLLAWPDFLALGIEHREQHPDAVSTRMAAAQSDDVMALIYTSGTTGPPKGAMLSVENVEFAIGALVERGGFTSPPPSAKDLSLSYLPLCHVAERIFTCWFSASAGVCVHFAESIETVQANLREVQPTILFGVPRIWEKIAAGIQIRSESASPIKRRVGKFWLRRADKIGDTLVAHEGRHTVGSRLAYAIGYVFFYRAVLDRIGLRKVRYAACGAAPIAPDVLRFFMGLGVPMHEVYGMTENTAVATANRPGRVKLGTVGEVHDGVELKVDEETGEILTRHGGTFAGYWQDPEATARVIDDDGWLHTGDVGEWVDGTHLRITDRMKDIIITAGGKNIAPSEIENALKASPYIKEAVVIGDRRNYLTALIGIEPDTVGHWAQTRRLAYSTYHDLASKPEVIALVQELVTEINERFATVEQVKQFRLLPKLLDHEDGELTATQKVKRSAVTTAFSDLVESMYAGGRR; encoded by the coding sequence ATGACCACGACCGTCGCAACCCGAGTGAAGGCCAGGGCCGAGGAGACGCCCGACCGGATCGCCCTGCGGGAGAAGGACCTCGGCGTCTGGCAGCAGGTCAGCTGGTCGGAGTACTGGGACACGGCCGAGCTGGTCGGTCACGCATTACTTGCCCTCGGCATCGAACCCGGCGACCGGGTCGCGGTCCACTCGGAGAACCGGCGCGAGTGGCTCTACAGCGATATCGGCATCGTCGCCATCCGCGCGGTCACGGTCGGCCTCTATCCGACGAACCCCGCGCCCGAGGTCGGGTATCTGCTGAAGCATTCCGGCTCGCGCGTGCTGATCGCGGAGGATCAGGAGCAGGTCGACAAGGCGCTCGCGATCGACAGCGAGCTCGAGCACATCGTCTACCTCGAACCACGCGGCATCCGGCATCGGTACGACGATCCGCGGTTGCTCGCCTGGCCGGATTTCCTTGCCCTGGGCATCGAACATCGCGAGCAGCACCCGGACGCGGTCAGCACCAGGATGGCCGCGGCCCAATCCGACGACGTAATGGCGTTGATCTACACGTCCGGCACCACCGGGCCGCCGAAGGGCGCGATGCTCTCGGTGGAGAACGTGGAATTCGCGATCGGCGCGCTGGTCGAGCGGGGTGGTTTCACCTCGCCACCGCCCTCCGCGAAGGACCTCAGCCTGTCGTACCTGCCGTTGTGCCATGTCGCGGAGCGGATCTTCACCTGCTGGTTCAGCGCCTCGGCCGGCGTCTGCGTGCATTTCGCCGAGTCGATCGAGACCGTGCAGGCGAACCTGCGCGAGGTGCAGCCGACGATCCTCTTCGGCGTACCCCGGATCTGGGAGAAGATCGCGGCGGGTATCCAGATCCGCTCGGAGTCCGCCAGCCCGATCAAACGACGCGTCGGCAAATTCTGGCTACGTCGCGCGGACAAGATCGGGGACACCCTGGTCGCTCATGAAGGCCGCCACACCGTCGGATCACGACTCGCCTATGCCATCGGGTACGTCTTCTTCTACCGGGCCGTGCTCGACCGGATCGGCCTGCGCAAGGTCCGGTACGCCGCTTGTGGCGCCGCGCCGATCGCGCCCGACGTACTGCGGTTCTTCATGGGCCTGGGGGTGCCGATGCACGAGGTGTACGGCATGACCGAGAACACCGCCGTCGCCACCGCCAACCGGCCCGGCCGGGTCAAACTCGGCACGGTCGGCGAGGTGCATGACGGGGTCGAGCTCAAGGTCGACGAGGAGACGGGCGAGATCCTGACCCGGCACGGCGGCACGTTCGCCGGGTACTGGCAGGACCCGGAGGCGACCGCCCGGGTGATCGACGACGACGGCTGGCTGCACACCGGTGACGTGGGGGAGTGGGTCGACGGCACGCATCTGCGCATCACCGACCGGATGAAGGACATCATCATCACCGCGGGCGGCAAGAACATCGCGCCCTCCGAGATCGAGAACGCGCTCAAGGCCTCGCCGTACATCAAGGAGGCCGTGGTGATCGGCGACCGGCGCAACTACCTCACCGCGCTGATCGGGATCGAGCCGGACACGGTCGGCCATTGGGCGCAGACCCGGCGGCTGGCCTATTCGACGTACCACGATCTGGCTTCCAAACCGGAGGTGATCGCTCTGGTGCAGGAACTTGTGACCGAGATCAATGAGCGCTTCGCGACCGTGGAGCAGGTGAAGCAGTTCCGACTGTTGCCCAAGCTGCTCGACCACGAGGACGGCGAATTGACCGCGACCCAGAAGGTCAAACGCAGCGCAGTGACGACCGCCTTCTCGGACCTGGTCGAGTCGATGTACGCGGGAGGCCGGCGGTGA
- a CDS encoding RNA-guided endonuclease InsQ/TnpB family protein, with the protein MSRYRLVPTPAQETALMGHCGHARYVWNLGLEQRLMWRPGRPPTPGYLAQAAQLTEARAAEPWLAAGSQTVQQQALRDLDQAWRNFWAGTHSRPTWRRAGQHEGFRIVGPQAQRVERLNRKWGRVWVPKAGWIKFRWSRQIPDAKSYRITRDSAGRSHIAFAAIPAPVPAPGTREVVGIDRGVAASAALSTGELLSCPALRRTEKTRLVKLQQQLARCRRGSNRRTRIKVAIARLRARETDRRKDWVEKLSTDLARGFDLIRVEDLKIRNMTRSARGTIEEPGRNVRAKAGLNRGILAQGWGLLVTRLEQKAPGRVEKVNPAYTSQTCAECGHCASENRENQAAFRCVACGHTAHADVNAARNIAAGRAVTARRGTRSVPLKREPHLATSA; encoded by the coding sequence GTGTCCAGGTACCGGCTCGTCCCGACCCCCGCGCAGGAGACTGCACTGATGGGGCACTGCGGCCATGCCCGGTACGTGTGGAACCTCGGACTCGAACAACGGCTGATGTGGCGACCGGGACGGCCACCCACCCCCGGGTATCTGGCCCAGGCGGCGCAGTTGACCGAAGCCCGCGCCGCGGAGCCATGGCTGGCGGCCGGATCGCAAACCGTGCAACAGCAGGCGCTGCGCGACCTCGACCAAGCCTGGCGAAACTTCTGGGCCGGCACTCACTCCAGACCGACGTGGCGCAGGGCCGGCCAGCACGAGGGGTTCCGGATCGTGGGGCCACAGGCCCAGCGGGTGGAACGGTTGAACCGTAAGTGGGGCCGGGTGTGGGTGCCGAAAGCCGGTTGGATCAAGTTCCGCTGGTCGCGGCAGATACCCGATGCCAAGTCGTACCGGATCACCCGGGACTCGGCCGGGCGGTCGCACATCGCCTTCGCCGCCATTCCGGCCCCGGTCCCCGCCCCCGGCACCAGGGAAGTTGTCGGGATTGACCGCGGCGTCGCTGCGTCGGCAGCACTGTCCACAGGTGAACTGCTCAGCTGCCCCGCACTGCGCCGCACCGAAAAGACCCGGCTGGTGAAGTTGCAACAGCAGCTCGCGCGGTGCCGGCGCGGGTCGAACCGGCGCACCCGGATCAAGGTGGCGATCGCGCGGCTGCGGGCCCGCGAAACCGACCGGCGCAAGGATTGGGTCGAGAAGCTCAGCACCGACCTGGCCCGCGGGTTCGACTTGATCCGGGTCGAGGACCTCAAGATCCGCAACATGACCCGCTCGGCTCGCGGCACTATCGAGGAACCGGGCCGCAACGTCCGGGCCAAGGCCGGGTTGAATCGGGGCATCCTCGCCCAGGGCTGGGGACTGCTGGTCACTCGGTTGGAGCAGAAGGCGCCGGGCAGGGTCGAGAAGGTCAACCCGGCGTATACGAGTCAGACGTGCGCGGAATGCGGGCATTGCGCGTCGGAGAACCGCGAGAACCAAGCGGCCTTCCGATGTGTTGCCTGCGGGCACACCGCGCACGCTGATGTGAATGCAGCAAGGAATATCGCGGCCGGACGGGCCGTGACCGCACGCCGAGGCACGAGGTCTGTGCCGTTGAAGCGTGAACCTCATCTCGCTACCTCCGCGTAG
- a CDS encoding LON peptidase substrate-binding domain-containing protein, with product MDSRLPLLTVDTVLFPGLVIPVPVRDAQSRAVIRDLVENGGELVCGAVTIRDGYELGDRVFRSLHGIGCAASISEITMDAGNGATGALEGPMEVTLTGNRRFRVSELDADGDYLVADVDWLPETPGDDPLGAATVAVDRFRRYAEAVTEISQPGLHIGSLPDDPSTLSYLMSAAMVLLTPERQKLLEATDTTTRLAHLVGLLDAELAAITALPSLPATDLPWSNMSPN from the coding sequence ATGGACTCCCGCCTGCCCCTGCTGACCGTTGACACGGTCCTTTTCCCTGGGCTGGTCATCCCGGTGCCGGTGCGCGACGCCCAGAGCCGCGCCGTCATCCGTGACCTGGTCGAAAACGGCGGCGAACTCGTCTGCGGCGCTGTCACCATCCGCGACGGCTACGAACTCGGCGACCGCGTCTTCCGTTCCCTGCACGGCATCGGCTGCGCCGCCAGCATCTCCGAGATCACCATGGACGCCGGCAACGGCGCGACCGGGGCCCTCGAAGGTCCCATGGAGGTGACTCTGACGGGCAACCGTCGCTTTCGCGTCTCCGAACTCGACGCCGACGGCGACTACCTCGTAGCCGACGTCGACTGGCTCCCCGAAACCCCCGGCGACGACCCCCTCGGCGCCGCCACCGTCGCCGTCGACCGCTTCCGCCGCTACGCCGAAGCCGTCACCGAGATCAGCCAACCCGGCCTCCACATCGGCAGCCTCCCCGACGACCCCAGCACCCTCTCGTACCTAATGTCAGCCGCCATGGTCCTCCTAACCCCAGAACGCCAAAAGCTCCTCGAGGCCACCGACACCACCACCCGCCTAGCCCACCTAGTAGGCCTCCTAGACGCCGAACTGGCAGCCATAACCGCCCTCCCCAG
- the hisB gene encoding imidazoleglycerol-phosphate dehydratase HisB translates to MSRTARVERETSESKVVIEVDLDGTGRADISTGVGFYDHMLNALAKHALLDLQVNTVGDLHIDAHHTVEDTAIGLGQALKEALGDKRGIRRFGDATVPLDEALVHCTVDLSGRPYCVHTGEPDGQVYAIIGGDYAGSLTQHVFETLAFNAAICIHMRVLSGRDPHHIVEAQFKAFARALRTAAELDPRQPGIPSTKGAL, encoded by the coding sequence ATGAGCAGGACTGCCCGGGTCGAACGTGAGACCAGCGAGTCGAAGGTCGTGATCGAGGTCGACCTCGACGGCACCGGCCGCGCGGACATCTCGACCGGCGTCGGCTTCTACGACCACATGCTGAACGCGCTGGCCAAGCACGCGCTGCTCGACCTGCAGGTGAACACGGTCGGCGATCTGCACATCGACGCCCACCACACCGTCGAGGACACCGCGATCGGTCTCGGTCAGGCGCTCAAGGAGGCACTCGGCGACAAGCGCGGTATCCGCCGGTTCGGCGACGCCACCGTCCCGCTGGACGAGGCGCTCGTGCACTGTACGGTCGACCTTTCCGGCCGTCCGTACTGCGTCCACACGGGTGAGCCCGACGGCCAGGTGTACGCGATCATCGGCGGCGACTACGCCGGTTCGCTGACCCAGCACGTCTTCGAGACGCTCGCCTTCAACGCGGCCATCTGCATCCACATGCGGGTCCTTTCCGGCCGCGATCCGCACCACATCGTCGAGGCCCAGTTCAAGGCATTCGCGCGTGCACTACGGACAGCCGCCGAGCTCGACCCGCGTCAGCCGGGCATTCCCAGCACCAAGGGCGCCCTGTGA
- a CDS encoding ABC transporter ATP-binding protein: MLAVQNLEVVYDDVMLVLRGVSLQVEQGRIVALLGANGAGKSTLLRALSGLLDVHEGRISRGRITLDGEPIHGLQPSRIAEKGIKQVMEGRRIFAELTVEENLRVGAHVNPRASRQNLDRTYQLFPVLADRRRKTAGYLSGGEQQMLAIGRALMSDPSYLLLDEPSLGLAPMIVQQIRDVIVEINKQGTTVLLVEQNAAMALSIAEHGYVMENGAMVMDKSAAALLDDGDVREFYLGLGAEGASKSFRDVKHYKRRKRWLS; encoded by the coding sequence GTGCTGGCTGTGCAGAACCTCGAAGTTGTGTACGACGATGTGATGCTGGTGCTGCGGGGCGTGAGCCTCCAGGTCGAGCAGGGGCGGATCGTCGCCCTGCTCGGGGCGAACGGTGCCGGCAAGTCGACGCTGCTGCGCGCGCTGTCCGGGCTGCTCGACGTGCACGAGGGCCGGATCAGTCGCGGCCGGATCACCCTCGACGGCGAGCCGATCCACGGCCTGCAGCCCAGCCGGATCGCCGAGAAGGGCATCAAACAGGTGATGGAGGGCCGGCGGATCTTCGCCGAGCTCACCGTCGAGGAGAACCTGCGCGTCGGCGCCCACGTCAACCCGCGCGCGAGCCGGCAGAACCTCGATCGCACCTACCAGCTGTTCCCGGTGCTCGCCGATCGCCGCCGCAAGACCGCGGGCTACCTGTCCGGCGGTGAGCAGCAGATGCTGGCCATCGGCCGGGCGCTGATGTCGGACCCGAGCTACCTGCTGCTGGACGAGCCGAGTCTCGGCCTGGCGCCGATGATCGTGCAGCAGATCCGGGACGTGATCGTCGAGATCAACAAGCAGGGCACGACCGTGCTGCTGGTCGAACAGAACGCGGCCATGGCCCTCTCGATCGCCGAACACGGTTACGTGATGGAGAACGGCGCGATGGTGATGGACAAATCCGCGGCGGCCCTGCTCGACGATGGTGACGTGCGCGAGTTCTACCTCGGCCTCGGCGCGGAGGGCGCGTCGAAGTCCTTCCGCGATGTGAAGCACTACAAGCGCCGGAAGCGGTGGTTGTCTTGA
- the hisD gene encoding histidinol dehydrogenase — MIRRVDLRGRVAAGEVLDLQALVPRAEFDVEKALDIVRPITEDVRHRGADAIREFGAKFDHVAVKELRVPPEALKKALEGLEKEVREAFEESIRRVREVSEDERGEDVHSEPAKGGKVTQRLVPVQRVGLYVPGGRAPLASSVVMNVVPAQVAGVPSLAVASPPQADGLPHPTILAVCELLGVDEVYAMGGAQAIAGFAYGFDGCPKVNLITGPGNIYVVAAKRLLKGQIGIDSEAGPTEIAVLADATADAAHVAADLISQAEHDPMAASVLVTPSEQLADEVTKELDKQTKQTRHAERITEALNGEQSGIVLVDDLDQGTAVVDAYGAEHLEIQTADAEERALKINNAGAIFIGAWSPVSLGDYCAGSNHVLPTAGCACHSSGLSVRSFLKAVHVVNYTREALEDVAHHVVALANAEDLPAHGAAVTQRFSQ, encoded by the coding sequence ATGATTCGCCGCGTTGACTTGCGGGGACGCGTGGCTGCTGGTGAGGTCCTTGACCTTCAGGCCCTTGTGCCCCGAGCCGAATTCGATGTCGAGAAGGCCCTCGACATCGTCCGACCCATTACGGAAGACGTCCGCCATCGGGGTGCCGACGCCATCCGTGAGTTCGGCGCGAAGTTCGACCATGTGGCGGTCAAGGAGCTGCGGGTGCCGCCGGAGGCGCTGAAAAAGGCGCTCGAGGGGCTGGAGAAGGAGGTTCGGGAGGCGTTCGAGGAGTCGATCCGGCGCGTCCGTGAGGTCAGCGAGGACGAGCGCGGCGAGGACGTGCACTCCGAGCCGGCCAAGGGCGGCAAGGTCACGCAGCGGCTGGTCCCGGTCCAGCGGGTCGGGCTGTACGTCCCGGGCGGTCGCGCGCCGCTGGCGTCGAGCGTCGTGATGAACGTTGTACCGGCACAGGTTGCCGGGGTGCCGTCACTCGCTGTGGCCTCGCCGCCACAGGCCGATGGGCTGCCGCACCCGACGATCCTGGCCGTGTGCGAGTTGCTCGGCGTCGACGAGGTGTATGCGATGGGCGGGGCGCAGGCCATTGCCGGATTCGCGTACGGCTTTGACGGATGTCCCAAGGTCAATCTGATCACCGGTCCGGGCAACATCTACGTTGTCGCGGCCAAGCGCTTGCTGAAGGGCCAGATCGGGATCGACTCCGAGGCAGGGCCGACCGAGATCGCCGTACTGGCTGATGCCACGGCCGATGCAGCGCACGTCGCCGCCGACCTGATCAGCCAGGCGGAGCACGACCCGATGGCGGCGAGCGTGCTCGTCACGCCGAGCGAGCAACTGGCCGACGAGGTCACCAAAGAGCTCGACAAACAAACAAAGCAGACCAGGCACGCCGAGCGCATCACCGAGGCGCTCAACGGTGAGCAGTCCGGCATCGTGCTGGTGGATGACCTCGACCAGGGCACCGCGGTCGTTGACGCGTACGGCGCGGAGCACCTCGAGATCCAGACGGCCGACGCCGAGGAGCGCGCGCTCAAGATCAACAACGCCGGCGCCATCTTCATCGGTGCGTGGTCGCCCGTGAGCCTGGGCGACTACTGCGCCGGGTCGAACCACGTCCTCCCGACCGCGGGTTGCGCGTGCCACTCGTCCGGGCTGTCCGTGCGCAGCTTCCTCAAGGCCGTGCACGTCGTGAACTACACCCGCGAGGCTCTCGAGGACGTCGCGCACCACGTCGTCGCCCTCGCCAACGCGGAGGACCTCCCGGCTCACGGCGCGGCGGTCACCCAGAGGTTCAGCCAGTGA